A single window of Prionailurus viverrinus isolate Anna chromosome F1, UM_Priviv_1.0, whole genome shotgun sequence DNA harbors:
- the SHISA4 gene encoding protein shisa-4, translating into MRPPGLCGAAPLAAAALLVLGAPLALAGEDCLWYLDRNGSWHPGFNCEFTFCCGTCYHRYCCRDLTLLITERQQKHCLAFSPKTIAGIASAVILFVAVVATTICCFLCSCCYLYRRRQHLQSPFEGQEIPMTGIPVQPVYPYPQDPKAGPAPPQPGYMYPPSGPPQYPLYPAGPPIYNPAAPPPYMPPQPSYPGA; encoded by the exons ATGCGGCCCCCGGGGCTCTGCGGGGCCGCGCCGCTGGCCGCGGCCGCCCTCCTGGTGCTGGGGGCGCCCCTGG CGCTGGCCGGCGAGGACTGCCTGTGGTACCTGGACCGGAATGGCTCCTGGCATCCAGGCTTTAACTGCGAGTTCACCTTCTGCTGCGGGACCTGCTACCATCGGTACTGCTGCAGAGACCTGACCTTGCTCATCACCGAGAGGCAGCAGAAGCACTGCCTGGCCTTCAG TCCCAAGACCATAGCAGGCATCGCCTCCGCCGTGATCCTCTTTGTGGCTGTGGTTGCCACCACCATCTGCTGCTTCCTCTGTTCCTGCTGCTACCTGTACCGCCGGCGCCAGCATCTGCAGAGCCCATTTGAAG GCCAGGAGATTCCAATGACAGGCATCCCAGTGCAGCCAGTGTACCCATACCCCCAGGACCCCAAAGCTGGCCCTGCACCCCCACAGCCTGGCTACATGTACCCTCCTAGCGGTCCTCCCCAGTATCCACTCTACCCGGCTGGGCCCCCTATCTACAACCCTGCAG CTCCTCCCCCCTATATGCCACCACAGCCCTCCTACCCAGGAGCCTGA